The DNA sequence catttgtcacaATCATGAAAAGTACCATCTGGTAGGAAATGAAAGAGAACCTTAGGGTCTTGTTTTCTAAGTTAGGAATAAAGTCATTTGAGTTGGCAAGTCTCAGTGAACAGTTGCAAGTTTACAAGTACTGACCTCAGGCCCTTTTGTATCCATGTTGTCTGCATTTGGGCCACAGTTAACATATGTCATTGCTAGAGACTCAGCACTGTTTGACAGCTTGCACACAGAAGAGTAACTGACAGAACTACATGTATTTCTGCTTCTAGATTTCTTGTTCAGTATAACTATCTGGTTAAGAAACAAGATTTTTAGGACAATTACGATACGTACATCTGATTTTATGGTATTTTTACTTACTCTCAGTGTCCATTGTAACTTCTTAAAAGGATActggtatttattatatttcaaattggtttaaaaaaagtTCTTTCTATGCTTTTGTGTCAGTTTCTGTGTAAAGTTACACCCCTTGTTCTTGAAGACCTTGCAATCAATCTATTGGAGGAGAATATAAAGATAATTCTTCAGAATAATGACAAGCCAGGCAACAGCCTTGGAGAAAGTAGTTGCAAAGGCATATCTGATACAGAACTGTCACGTGGGTTCACTGAGTAATACTTTCGTACAGTAGAGGGCAGCTATGCATGTGCGGAGTTAGGGTATAGGGTACAGAGACTGTATTTTTCCACTCGATTTTGCTGTggacctaaaactgttctaaaagtaaaatctgtttttaaaaataatgaagccaATGCGTTATGTTATATACTATGAAAGAAGGTTATAAGAAGTGTAGTAGCCCAGAGAAGAGGGCATTTAAGCTTATTCAGCCTAGAGAAGTTTGGAGAAATTTTACAGAAGTGGTGACTTTTAGACTGGGATTTAAAAGGCAAGCAGAACTTTGTCAATAGGAAGGTGCAAGGCAGTGATTacaggcagagaaggagaaaaaggaaggagaggaaaagggttaaagggagggagaaaagtagcaggaggaagagaaggaatgaCATATTCTTTGAATGCCTTGTAATTATGTCTGAAACCAGAGTTTATAGTAGACATAGGCAGGTCATTGGACTAGTGGGGCATATTGGGAACTTTAGCCATTTTATCAGTCATGCTGAGTTTGGAGTCTATCTAGGGAACAAGCCTTTGGTTGTTCGTGAAGAATAGAAAAGCTAATACTGCATGCTTACTTTTGTTGTTGCTATGGATTATCACATGTAATCCTCACGACACCCTTTGGAACTGGACGTTATCGTCTCAGTTTGTCATTGAAGAAACTAAGGCAGAGAAGTTAAATAGCTGTCCAAGCTCATACAGCTatcagtggcagagttgagactCAAATCCAGGCATCATGATGTCAAAACTCAGTGCATGGCCACCTAGTGTGGGTGAAACATTCAAAGAGAGAGAAGCTGAGTGTAGATCAAATGTCAATgcctgtcttttgtttttttccaggtcTCTTTGCAAGGAAATAGAGCAGCAGCTGCCATCAACTGCAATTCCATCACACTTTCATGATGTTTCCCTTGGCCAGAAATGTATTAAGTAGTCTCAAGATTCGAAGAATTCAGCAAATTAGGTCAagacagaggcacacagaacactCACCAGGTTTTCATGACAAATATGGCGATGCTGTATTAGCCAGTGGCACCACTTTCTGTGTTGTTGCATGGGTGTTTATGGGCACACAGATTGGATGGAACCTGTCCCCTGTTGGCAGGGTTACCCCCAGAGAGTGGAATGATGAGTAGCCATCACAGTCACTGTAATGCTGAATTGTTTCAAAATCAACTTACCTGTTAAGCACTCTGCTGCTCATTTAAATGAGCATAAACTAaataaaagtacattaaaaatctttaaaaagtcattgaaaATAGTCATTATAGTGCCTGGAAGCAAAGCAGTAGCAGGGACTACAGATTCTAGGGGattatgaataataaatatttggaagTAGAGTTGATAAAGCATGTATTCTTCTGGCTTAATCATTTACACTAGTTATTCTTCAGTGGACATACATACATTTGTACCTTACAAATTAATTTGGCAGATTCTATTgatctttctttaaaatgtattcataaacaGACAATCTTTCACATCCTTCATTGTTCCCTCCCTGAGAGTCCACCACACTCTCAGTGGAACTATTGTAAAAAACTTCCTAGCCAGTCTTCTTGGTTCTAAGGTGATGGTCCCCCAGGGCTGTCCCCATCCCACTCTGCCACACAGAGTCTTTTTTAAGCACAGGAGccagaatgatcttttaaaaCTTCAGTGATATCACTTCTCTTTTCAAAACCCAGTTTCTCCTTATTTGCCTCCAGAGTTAAAGCCAAAAgtccttagaaaaaaacacaggcatcTAGATGCTGCCCTGGTCACTGTCTCTCCTGCATTaagacttttcattttctcttctctctgctggGAATATACTTCCTCCAGGTCCTGTATGACTCACTCCATCACACCTTTCAGGGTTTTTGTTATATGCCATATTTTCAGAGGAGCCTCTGACTACCCTTTTAAAATCACAACCCCTTCTTAGATCAGACTTTGTCCtactttcttgctttatttttctccatagtaaTTATCATAATATGACAtaagatttattttattgttcattGTCAGTCTGCAGAACTCCTTAAAAGTATGGGAGggtgactgattttttttcatgactTTAACCCTGTGCCGCAGCCTGATTGATTAGGCCTTCAGTAATTATtggttgaattaatgaattaatgtgTGGCTTCAGGTAATTCAAATCCCCTAGTAgtttgaaaataatgaatttgtttACTACTGTGAGTTTGTAATGATTATTGAAGGgtatattagttatctattgctatttTAGAAATTACTCTAAAATTCAATGGCTTAATACAACAAACaattattatctcatagtttctgtgggtcaagaatCTGAGCATAATTTAGCAGATGCCTCTGGCTCAGGACTTCACACTTCCACAATCAAAGTATTAGGGCTGTAATCATACCAAGGCACAACTGGAGGAGCGTCCATTTCCAAGTTCATTCTTATGACTGTTCACTGGCTTCAGGACTTTGCTAGATATTGGATGGAGACACCTTGTCATGTGGGTCTCTCCATAGAAAGCTCACAGTGTAATAGGGTAGGAGAAGGTACCAAGACTGCAGCCGCAGTCTTCTTGTAATTTAATCTTGCAAGCGACTTTCCATCACCTTCATGATATTTTATTCACTAGAATTAAGACACTGAATGAAGGCCGTGCAAAAGGGGAGGAGATTAGACAAGAGCCTGATTACCTTGAGGCAGGGAGGGGTCACTGGAGGCTGTCTTAACGGGCTGCCTACCACAGTTGGAGACCTCCTCGTCCTGGATTACTAACCTCAAGGAAGTTTCTCCTTATTTGCCTCCAGAGTTAAAGCCAAAAGTCCACATAATGGAGACCTCCTCCTCCTGGATTACTAGGAGGTGTATTGTTCCTCAagctaaaatatgtattaatattaCTATTCTCTAGACAAAGTACATTATATACACATGTTCCTCCCCATTTTTACTATGTGAAAGTTCCTCAAGTGTCCTTCTTAGCTGTAGAGTTGCTAGCCCTTAGGGAATACCCATTTTCAGCTTTACCACTATTAATGAATTATTCCCCAGTGGTTAAATCATATAGATCTCACCAGCATTGCGTacatttgccttttatttcttgtccaAACTTACAGAGTGTTCATACATTCTAGTATTTGCTGCTCTGATGAGAATGAAATAGTAGCtcatattttaatgtgtattCCCCTGATTACTGATGAGGTCCAACATCCCATgttagctttattttttcttttgtatgacttctctgtctcttttgtcatttttctttcagtcatTTGTTTGACTCATTTGTagaagtttttatatattctccatactaATTTTATCAGTCAGGTTTTAATCAGAGAAGCAGAAGCAGTATGAATAATATAGAATATAGGATTAATTATGGGAATTAGAACTAATGTAATTGTGAGAGCTAGTGGAGAAGCCTTTATAAGGCTGTTGCCTCTGTGGAGAAAAGCTGACTGTGAAATAGCAAAGAACAAGGACCAGCTTAAATTGGGAGGGGTGCACTGGAATTGTGCATATAAACTGGAACCTGTGCCTGGTTATCACTGTCTCCAGTTAAGGTAACGTGGAAGACTTATGGAGAAGTTGGTGTCTTCACTGTGGAAGTGCACATTCACCTGGCCCAGGGCTCACAAAAGCTGAAGAAGAACTGATAGGAATTTAAATAGTTACAAGTCCAGGTGCTGGTCCTTACCAACAAAGGAAGCCAAAGATCAGCAACAGCATGCACAAGCTGCCACAGTGCCTGGTGTTACATGCCAACCTTCCAAGTATAAAATGGTTGCTCTTTCTAGTCCACCATCCCTGtctcatgcatttctctcttgTGGCCAACTCTAACCTGACACCATAGAGGTAAAGGAAGTTTGGAAAAAGTAGTTCAAGCCTAGCTAAGTTGACACTTAGCCAGAAATCCACCCCTTATCCATTTACAATCACTCTACATCTTTCCTAATCATATCTGCATTTCAATAGCAAAAATATGCTTTCATATAACATGATGCGActtttcctcataaaactaaCACACTAATCCTGTCCCACAAAGAAGACTTTACCCATGGCAGAGTGGCATTCTTAACTTCCAGTTTAATGGAATGATTTCTATGATCCCTTGTGGAAGCCTAAGTCTTCTAGACCAGCAAAACCCAGAGTTattggaaaaggaaacaaaaatttctCTAGTGAACAGCTGGGAGGCAACTGAGGAACTGCTCCTATCCCCATGTCTTCACTCTCGCATCTGCAAATCCCTGCTCTGAGAAAATGGCACCATGTATTTGTTGGTTATTCAGACTGGAATACATTACCTCAGTCTGGAAAGGCAGTGTTACTGAGCTGTTGGTCTAAGTAACACTGAAAGGCCATTGCACCATTCTATCAGTTACAGGGGACGTGGTAAGAGCAGTAACTCTCATAAGCATGAATCCAGTCCTGTACTTCCTTTGCTATAGAGCCAAGTTTTTTGGTCAGAATCAGGGTTATGTTTTATACCATGGTTCTACAAAAGGCATTTTTCAAGTTCATGGAATATGGTATTAACCGAAAAGTCACAGAGACAAAAgctaaaactacatttttagtgtgtattcAAGTAAGAACCAAATGCTGCCTTTCCCATGATGGGAGTGGTCCAGTGAAATCAGCCTGGCACCCGTGGTTAGATGGTTCCCTCCTCGCCGCCAGGGAATGGTGCCTTACAGAGGTGTAGTGTTTGCCCTCCCATTAGATTGGGAATTCAGCAGGGGCTACAGCCAGACGAGCCTCTGTAGGTGCAAGTCCATGTTGAGCTCACACATCATTTCCATCCCTGCTGTCATGACCGCTTTGTCTCTGAGCCGTAGTGAAAGCACACAGTGGCCAAGAGAGTGACAGCCATAAGAATGGACCATCTTGTTCACCTGATTATTAAGATAAGATATTCCTCTGATGAATATCCTTTTGCTGAGTAGTATATGGGATCTGAATATCTGCCCAGTGTGTGCCCATTTCAAGTAAAAGTCTGTTCTCATCACCCATTCCCAGACTTATTGTCCCCAATTTTCTGATCGTCTTCCTTCTGATTCCCTGCCAAGCCTGCCAAGCCATTAGCTGGCACCCGAGACTTGGTATGGAATtgtacctctgcccatttctccTTCTAAGCAAAGTAAACGACTCTGTATGGTACTTAATATACTGCCTACCAGGAAGATTTTTTCAGGGCCAACTTGGAATTACACTGTATTGCTAAAGCTGTCTGCTTTCAGGTATGGCCAGCATACTTCGCAGAATCAGACCTGAACTCTATCTTCCTTGGTCATCTGGTAATAGAAAGCTGCCCATGGGGACAAAGGTTTATAGACCTATAAACCCTAGGCTTGAAGTAACATGAAACTTTCCCAAGCACACAACTTACAAACAATAGGGCAGGTGTGCAGCTTTGGAAACCGTTCTTCACTTAGGTTATCATGTGTTTTTAGTCTTTCTTCTGACATACTGGTTGGAAGTTCTGGAGAAGGATTGAAACTGGACCTAGACAGGCTAGGGAGCCATCATAGATCATTGTGAAAAACATTACAGAATATGTCAACAAGAAAGTAAGGATAAGGAATGCATGAGGcatgagtatttttaaatagcaattattttcttccctaccttcattctgaatattttctgACTTGAAGTGAGCATTAAAGCATACctctttgtgtgtgagtgtgtgtgtgtgtgtgtgtgtgtgtagagagagaaTGGATATGTGTGTATAgagatacatatacatgtatctaTCCATATTGATACagatagatatatatacacatatatttaagagtataattattttaaggagtatatatgtacataaatgtgcttaagaaaattatattaaaatttgtggCTATTgatttcttacaataaaatttaaatactgaATCTTTTAGattgtttctctcctttctcattaCATTCCAATCACACATAAGACATTAGATGCAAACCATTTGGAGATTGTTTTGCAACTGGAGATTGTTGACAGGAAGTTTTGGTTCATTTGAGATTTACAGTAATCCTGTAAAGTCCATAACATGGTAATGTATCCTAGTAAATAGATTTATACCTGTGGTTAGCCATGGGTTAGCATAGAAATCACTTAAAAATGAAGATAGAAATAGAATACACATTTCTTTGGTTTGGGTCTACTGCTACACTAGGAATTTCACATGCTTTCTAAGAAAAGACAGCCCTGATTTTTTCCCATGTGATGATCGTAAATTTATCAACAAATGGTATGGCTGTATGCCAGACTATCGGACAAATTGGTAAAAATGACTCAAGAGTGATCAGTCTAATTTTTGTGCTGCTACTTTAATAGAATTTGAGTGTAAGATCCAGCATTTACTCGTTCTTGCTTCACGAAACAACTTTATAGATAAGTTAATAACAATGACAAGAACTATTCAGAAAACTGAATTCTGGTCTCAGGTATAAACATTAAATAGATATCTTCTTGTCAGAGTTTTTCACTCATGTTTTTAACTGATTTAAGAAATGAATTGTATCTTTAAAGatgtaagaaaaatgaacagGAGATTGCAAGCTAGTTATTAGTAACCATTGTTAAAACAGATTTCAACAATGGATTCATCCCTTTTAAGAGAAGATTCTTTCTGCTACTTTTGAAATTAAGTGTCATGATAGTTCCCCATTTGTTACAAGCACAGAAAAGTGCGTAGATGTACAACCTACATCATAAAATCTTTCATGTTTTGCAGTAACAGCGGTTGCTTTCCTGGGGGGATGACATTAATTTGAGCAGTATCTCTTATTTTCCAATAACCTTTTACATTACAAAAAAATCTGCaacttcattttcttcccctATCTGGAAACCATAGAAACCAATGTGAAATTATAGCTAAGAAGTTCGTCACTGGGCTATCTCAAGCTGATCTCCATGGaaacatttcacattttcttgAAATGAAAGATCTTCCAATCAGACACACAACCATAACTGATGGGTGTCTGACAAATATAACAACAGtgacaaagaagtacaaggataTTTTATGACATAATACACGCAGGAGAGTTTTAAAACTACTTCATAAATGAGAACATTTAAATGGTATTATTccaactacagaaataaaaaacagttttgaaaatcaTGTCCtgtcactttttaaatattgttctTTCTAGACTTTTGCATTAAAGTCAACTCTTAAAATAATATGgattttaaattcagaaagatcTATATTCAGAGCCTAACTCTGTCTCTCAGCTATCTGGCTCATCTCTCCTGTTTTCTTATAAAGTTGAGGGAAATAACACCTGATTTACAGAATTTATTTGCcgattaaatgagttaaattaaatGCTTGATATGCAATTATAAATGTTTATctgataaaatgaataaatgagtgatgaGAGtattgaggaggaggaggaggatttcAGCCCTTTAAAGAGCAGTTAATGGGTAGAACTGTTTCTGGCGATAGAGAACATGAATGAATGCCACATTCTCTAATCAATAGCTCCAACTGTGACTTACTTAACTTCATAATATAAAGGCTATCCTTAGTTCAAAACTTGGATAACAGCCAAAAAGTCATTTTGAAGACCACTGTTTGAAGCTTGGGCCATATGAATGAGGTGGGTGAGGAGTTCCATTACATTGTAGGAGTGGGCTCTAAAATAAGCTTGTaaggtaaaaataatattctcaaaattaaattatacaaaATTCAGTCTTCATTTAATATAGTTTTTTGTTATATATAGAATGAATACAGTAATACTCATTACCAATACATAGATGTGACATATGTAATTGTGCAATAGACCCACACAGAGTGTGAGGACACGCCCTTTGTGAGAGcaaaatgaaacccagaaactACTCAGAGCATATAGACTTACCGAGCAGAATAATAAACGGCATGTTCTGCTCTATGtgcattctttcttattttttttggtCTCTGTCATTCTCTGCCTATGTCCCAGACAGTGTCTCAGTGTCTCCCCTGCACCatccttttgtttttcctctgttctATCTCCCCACCTGTCTCCAAGCCTATATAGTCACACCTGCTAAAGGTAAATGTATGTATGGTGTAACGCCACTGTATTACCATGGAAACAACATGAAAATTAAACAGCTTTTAAACTTGACTGCTGAAACACAGGGTGAATGATGGATGTATAATGCAACAAACATTTATGTGTTTagaattaaattttcaaaaaaacaagaataaagcaATAAGCACATAAATATTTTGTGGGATAAGAAATAGGTAttcataaaagtattttaaacataCATAATTACACTGATTATGGAATTTctcaaacttttaaggaaatgACTAAAGATTCAAAAGccattatataaataatttaaatttatctcaagtattaaagaaatatatttttaagattttgctTACCTCAGATTAAGGTAGCCTTGTAGCTATGTCACAATTTCAAGCACATTGTGTTTGGCCATACAACATTTTCTCTCAATGAACCATTCGAATGCTAATATGAATGGAGGGGCATATACTTGGACAAACCTTAACCGCACcccattcctttctttttctctatataCCCACCTCCCCTACCTACTACATAATTTGTGAACTTGAATTTTTTAACTGTTACTACTATGTAATAGAATACTCAAGACAGTATATTGTTACATTGCCTGATACTACGAGAATGGTGGGTAGAATCATGCATCATCCTGTCAAAGTTTGGTCCATAAATGCTCTAAATTGTGATACCGAGAAAATGTCTGCAGTCCTAGTAGCTCTGTGAATTACTCCTTAAGAATACTGAATAAGCAATAGAAGCTGTTATCCCCAGTGGACTAGGATAAGGCTTCTGACCTCACACTCATTCCAAAAAAGTTATTCATAAATTAGTTGCTTCTAAGTAAGAAACTACCCACTTCATATATGAGTGAAAATTCTATTTTCAGCATATTTGTAAAGTATCATGTCTGAAATACAAATAAACTTGAACtatgttatttttctaatgtGCCAACATAAAATTATTTGATGAGCATGAGAAtcattctctaaaaataaaaattgttttacttCATCTTGAAGGAACAAACTACATTGAAATTTGGCCAGTTAAAGAATCTaaccaacaggaaaaaaaataattttttttaattgctaaatgttttataatctcAGAGTGATGAGTTCTTGAGTTATTACTAAGAAGTGAGGAAATTTAAGATGGTTGCTTCTATAATATGAAACATAAATGCTATTAATAACACTTAAAAGGAAGTTTTTAGGAATTTAGAGGAGGAATTTTATATTCCTAACAActttttctaatatataaaaattttaagcaagGTTATTCACTTGGtctttacttatatattttaaatgatagagTGTTTCTAtagactaaatgtttgtgtcaCTCTGAACTTCGCCTGATGGAATTTGTAAGTGGGGCTTTTTACAGCAGCACTCATCCCATTCATGAAGGGCTCCAGCATCATGATCAAATCATGTTGTGGTATCTTGCAGAGATACCCAGGATAATGCTTGACCAATATCTGGGTATCTCATGACTCAGGCAAGTTGATACATAAATTTATCACACAACTCTTAGGTCAAAGGggaagcaaaaaacaaaatttcagatgttcttggaaaataaatatttatgagaacAAAACATACCAGAATTAATGAGATATAACTAAATAAAACATTAGGAGTAAAATTTATAGACTACCTAtgacaacaaaaatgaaaagtgaattGAATACCTAATTcaaggttaaaaagaaaacctttagaAAGAACTATAAACCAAATAAAGCGTAAGAATTAAATCAACCTCAAGACTGAAATATAACAAAAGATCAATAACTACTAAATCCAAAAGTGATCCCATTTATTTGAAATGATCAACACAATCAACCACTGTTCaatcatattaataaaaaaatacatgtggaaACAAAACATgaatacagaaatttaaaaacagcaaCATTTCCTTCAAATTGAGGAGAAAATATAACAGATTATTCTGCATCCCtctatacaaatatatttgataaTCTAGATAAAGTAAATTTCCAGCAGAATACAATATATCAAAATGAATTAATCCTAATGAAGTCTAAACTGACCAATTACCAAAGAATAAGGGAAGAACTTAAAGAGATCACTCCAATTAAACAAAAGGACCTTGACACCGAATAGGTCCAGATGAGAATGTTGCCAAACTTTGAAGTTAAGAAAAGTCTTCAGTCTTTATAATTATtctaggaaagagaaaaggaaaaattcaaattcatttcagaaatgaaatgaatatattaCTGACTCCAAATGTTATAAAAGATtgtaccaaaaataaaattataatccaATCTCAATATCAATAGTGGAAAAATATATGATGATCATTTGGACTTATTCCAGAAATTCAATGCGTAATGACAGTTAAATGTTAACAAACACATTTAGGTAACCCATTGTGTTAATTGGTCCAGGGAGATAAGTCCTATGTTCATGTTCATAGATCATAAAGATATTtaacagtatttaaaatatattatgccttaaatacaaaatttaaaaatctggttCAGAAACACACTTTGGCCCTAAAGTCAGCATCTTAACCTTATATTAGAGGCTTTCTGATTAATGTCAGTGACAAGGCAAATAATGCTCTctatttctattactttttaacattttttttctgcaggTATTAGCTTATAAAGATAATCAAGAAAAACAGAGGCATAGGAATTGAAAAGGAAGAGTTAACTTCTTTTTGCAGATTGAATTATATATGTAGGAAAGCAAAGAATTGATGGGTGGTACCAACTTATAAATTCataaaatcaacattttaaaagatgatatGAATGAGACAACTCcgttattaaaaaggaaaataaacatagcATATCTATATGTAAACTTAAGTCCAACAAATTTATGTATGTGTCTatattaacaaatgaaaatacataccATGTTCTTGGACAGAGAAATTCAATAGAACTTAATCTTTCCTGAGGTATTTATAACATTAAAGCTTtcctaagaaaatattaataaactacTTTTCTTTGGAGCTTGGCAAGTTAATTACAAAATTCATTTAGCAAAGCAGATAATCAGGATATGTGAAAATTCTGGAAGTAGTGACTGACACTCTTAGTTATTAAAACATTCTCCAGATCTCTTATTTCTAAAGTATTATGCTTTTGGATGAATTGGACTGAAGCCAGACCAATATAATAAGGAATCCATAAAGAGACTTTATTGCATATGGGAATTTAAAGTATGAGAATGTCAGCATTAAACATTGGggagaaaaattaacttttaataaGTAATGTTGGGATAACTAagctaaatataaagaaaacaggtAAACATATCCATTTCTGATACTGTAGACAGGATAAATTGCAGTTGGTTTAGatcactaaataaaaaaaattataaaataagaaaacatgggGGATTTATTCATAGCATGACAACCAGTTAAATTACCTAATTATGAGTCAAAATCCAGATGCagtaagaaaatatttgatacacttaaccattttaagaaataactttAGCATTGAAGAAAATCCAATACGCTATGTAAAAAGTGCAATGGCTAATCAGAAAACGTGTTTGAAAATTATGTCAGTTTAAAGAGTCGTTATCCCAAATACACAAAAACCTTCTGAAGGTAGAGAGGAGAAATCCAGTGGGCAAAAGATATATTAACAGATAgttcacagagaaagaaatgcaaatagctcttacatatataaaaaaaaaaaaaactctccttAATGTAAGTGTGCTAATTAAAGCTAAAGTGAAATACTGTTTTTCACCAATAAGATTGGCAAAAATCCCAAAGCTTGACTGTATGTATGTTGATGAGGCTGAAAGGAAACAGGCAGTGTCAAACATTGCTCTTGGAAATGCAGTATGGTAAATCTCCGTGGAggagcatttgacaatattctgCATTTATCCTTTAACTCAGCAAATTCATTTCTAGGAATCTCTTTCAAGATGCACTGGCAGGTGTATGACAGGGTATATTCAGGATGCTATTGCTATTCGTGGCAACCCTCTTTTGTCATAGTAATAGACTATAAATATCCAGTTACTAAATTATTGTTTCATAGCTTCAAAACCCACCTGTGTATTAGTGACGATATACAGTCTGGGTCTGTCTACTAACCATTTCTGTTTGTGCGCTGGCTTCTGTTAGTCTCTGTCTGCAGGGGGCGCTACCGCAAGACTGGCAATGGAAGGGGAGGTAAAAGCTGCCTGCCCCCCTTTCTGTTTTGCTGCAGGTTCCTTTGAGTCACAACAGCAGCACTTCTTCACCCCAAGAAGAATTTGTTCCCCACTGATTTAAATACTGCCTTTATTGTGCACTAGACGCTTTTGTCTGGAGCTTGACGTGTTCATTATACAATTCATTTGGGAGAACAAACAATATCCAGGAAAACCTGGACTTTTTAATTAGTAGTGTTGGACTAACTGGTTAATCATAGAAATACAGATAAAACTGATTCCATTTCTGGCACTATGCACAGAATTGATTCCAAATTGTTCtgagatttaaatattttaaaaatgtggtcaTTTAACTGGAAGGAAATACACTGAGGTATCACACAGACAGTAAGCAACCACAGGAAACAGCCACCACCTATGACCAGGGAAACAAAGGGGGAAAGCTGCTGCAGTTATTAGGACTTGAAAGCAGGAAGAGGGGATCAACAGAGCTGGTACTTAAACCACTGAAGAAGGGTCACTCTTGGCTGGCGCTGGCATCTGGGAGCTTGGTGTCCTGAAGAACGAGCATCCAGACCTGCAGTGAGGAGCAACAGCAGGTGTGTGCCACTTGGTACCTGGGAAAACCCCCTTCCCCTCTGTGGGAATTAGAAATACTCTGAAATGGAACCAACTGCTCCCTCCCCAgaggaaggaaaatcattaggAACCCATCTCACTAtttcaaaaat is a window from the Manis javanica isolate MJ-LG chromosome 5, MJ_LKY, whole genome shotgun sequence genome containing:
- the COX7B2 gene encoding cytochrome c oxidase subunit 7B2, mitochondrial, with the translated sequence MMFPLARNVLSSLKIRRIQQIRSRQRHTEHSPGFHDKYGDAVLASGTTFCVVAWVFMGTQIGWNLSPVGRVTPREWNDE